In a genomic window of Nostoc sp. UHCC 0870:
- a CDS encoding cyclic nucleotide-binding domain-containing protein gives MLSSVDRLLFVRRVPIFKELRDDFIVRLTSVMHELHFSANHTIFRQGEEGRSLYIVVSGRVKVHIGDKQLAVVEQGKYFGEMAVFDTQPRSANVTTLESCEFLELTQEQLYDAIEETPEIAVNIIRELSRLVRRLNENINVTVSGRH, from the coding sequence ATGCTTAGTAGCGTTGATCGTTTATTGTTTGTCCGCCGAGTCCCGATTTTTAAGGAACTGCGGGATGATTTTATTGTACGCCTGACTTCAGTGATGCACGAGTTGCATTTTTCCGCCAATCACACTATTTTCAGACAGGGAGAAGAAGGGCGATCTCTATATATAGTTGTCTCAGGTAGAGTGAAAGTTCATATTGGAGATAAACAACTAGCAGTCGTAGAACAGGGAAAATATTTTGGGGAGATGGCAGTATTTGATACTCAACCCCGTTCTGCTAACGTCACAACTTTAGAATCTTGCGAATTTTTGGAACTAACCCAAGAACAACTCTATGATGCCATTGAAGAAACTCCCGAAATCGCAGTGAATATTATTCGTGAGTTATCACGTCTAGTTCGCCGACTGAATGAAAATATCAACGTCACGGTTTCAGGTAGGCATTAA
- a CDS encoding MBL fold metallo-hydrolase — MFPLPQQPSSTTKSPRVVLDNIFAFPPNRDTLGGTSYFIVRKDGNILIDSPSLDQTNQDFLRSHGGVKYLFLTHRGAIAKTSEIQQNFTCEVLIQEQEAYLLPGLTVTTFNQELTLDATTKLIWTPGHSPGSSCLHYNNMGGVLFSGRHLLPNLQGEPVPLRTAKTFHWPRQIKSLQALLELFTPETLHYICPGANTGFLRGQRVIAQAYQRLASIDLQTLL, encoded by the coding sequence ATGTTCCCCCTACCTCAACAACCAAGTTCTACAACTAAGTCACCACGGGTTGTCTTAGACAATATTTTTGCCTTTCCACCAAATAGGGACACATTAGGGGGTACTTCTTACTTCATTGTAAGAAAGGATGGGAATATCCTCATAGATTCCCCATCATTAGACCAAACAAATCAAGATTTTTTGCGATCGCACGGAGGTGTAAAATACTTATTCCTCACCCATCGAGGTGCTATTGCTAAAACCTCAGAAATTCAGCAAAATTTTACTTGTGAGGTACTAATTCAAGAGCAAGAAGCTTATTTATTACCCGGTTTAACAGTCACTACCTTTAATCAAGAACTGACTTTAGATGCTACAACCAAATTAATTTGGACACCAGGACATTCTCCTGGTTCATCTTGCTTACACTATAACAATATGGGAGGCGTGCTGTTTTCAGGCCGCCATTTACTCCCCAACCTACAAGGCGAACCCGTACCATTGCGAACCGCAAAAACATTTCACTGGCCACGACAAATTAAAAGCCTACAAGCACTATTAGAACTCTTCACACCCGAAACACTTCACTATATTTGTCCTGGTGCGAACACCGGATTTTTGCGAGGACAGCGAGTTATAGCCCAAGCTTATCAACGGCTGGCATCAATTGATTTACAAACCTTGTTGTAG
- the ctpA gene encoding carboxyl-terminal processing protease CtpA — protein MGFMHKQVFRLGFSLLVAFGLVFGALIQPANALTEEQKLVSEVWRIVNRSYLDDTFNHQNWAAVRQKALAKPFKDQTAAYVAIQNMLKSLDDPFTRFLDPEQYRSLQVNTSGELTGVGLQIALNAQTGKLEVVSPIEGSPADKAGIQPRDRIIKIEGISTENLTLDEAAARMRGPIGSLVTLLIERDGDGEKEIRVMRDRIALNPVVAELRSSPEGTSIGYLRLTQFNANASTELAHAISSLEKKGADAYILDLRNNPGGLLQAGIEIARLWLDSGTIVYTVNRQGVEGNFEAFGPALTDDPLVILVNQGTASASEILAGALQDNDRAKLVGETTFGKGLIQSLFALSDGSGLAVTIAKYETPTHRDINKLGITPDQVISQPPLQRNQIGTESDLQYQAAVELLQKRGVGV, from the coding sequence GGTGGCTTTTGGTTTAGTGTTTGGCGCACTTATCCAACCAGCAAACGCATTGACGGAGGAACAAAAATTAGTTTCAGAAGTTTGGCGAATTGTCAATCGTTCTTATCTGGACGATACATTTAATCATCAAAACTGGGCAGCAGTGAGACAAAAGGCATTAGCAAAGCCTTTTAAAGACCAAACAGCAGCGTATGTGGCCATTCAAAATATGCTCAAGAGCCTTGATGACCCTTTTACTAGGTTTTTAGACCCTGAGCAATACCGCAGTTTGCAGGTTAATACTTCTGGAGAACTAACTGGAGTAGGTTTACAAATTGCCCTCAATGCCCAAACTGGGAAGTTGGAGGTGGTATCGCCCATAGAAGGTTCACCAGCCGATAAAGCGGGAATTCAACCGCGCGATCGCATTATCAAAATTGAAGGCATTTCTACAGAAAATTTGACTCTAGATGAAGCCGCCGCCAGGATGCGCGGGCCGATTGGTAGTTTAGTCACGCTATTAATTGAACGAGATGGAGATGGCGAAAAGGAAATCAGAGTCATGCGCGATCGCATTGCTCTTAATCCAGTTGTGGCGGAATTACGCTCGTCCCCTGAAGGTACATCTATTGGCTATCTGCGCCTCACACAATTTAATGCCAACGCCTCTACAGAGTTGGCACACGCCATTTCTAGTCTAGAAAAAAAAGGCGCAGATGCCTATATTTTAGATTTACGAAATAATCCCGGTGGCTTACTACAAGCCGGCATTGAAATAGCCCGTCTGTGGTTAGATTCAGGCACTATAGTTTACACCGTCAACCGCCAAGGTGTTGAAGGCAATTTTGAAGCCTTTGGCCCAGCTTTGACAGACGATCCTTTAGTAATTCTAGTCAATCAGGGAACTGCCAGTGCCAGCGAGATTTTAGCCGGCGCACTCCAAGACAACGATCGCGCCAAGTTGGTAGGTGAAACTACCTTTGGCAAAGGTTTAATTCAATCTTTATTTGCACTTTCTGATGGTTCTGGTTTGGCGGTGACAATCGCCAAGTATGAAACTCCTACCCATCGAGATATTAATAAATTAGGCATTACACCAGATCAGGTGATTTCCCAACCACCTCTCCAGCGTAACCAGATTGGTACAGAGTCAGATTTGCAATATCAAGCAGCTGTGGAATTGTTGCAGAAAAGGGGTGTAGGGGTGTAG
- a CDS encoding glycoside hydrolase family 10 protein — protein sequence MPNQFQHKNRSFSPYSLFPFLKRLLPVLFAISLAITLLLGNFTPVTAQLPQSPRQEIRGVWLTNNDFDILRNRAKVQDTFAQLRRLNFNTVYPVVWNDGYAKYPSAVTQRMGIPFFFKGTEGQDVIADIVSQARRQGLLAIPWFEFGFMTPLSSELASQHPEWLTQKQDGTQTSISAAGEVAWLNPFRPEVQQFITDLVVEIISKYDADGIQFDDHMSLPVDFGYDKYTINLYTQETGSPPPPNPQAQAWMKWRADKITAFMVQLNQAVKAIKPSAIFSVSPNYYNFAYKFQLQDWLNWVRLGVVDELLVQVYRDNLPSFVSTIITPEIIESQQLIPTGIGIMTGLRNRPVSIQQIQSQVRAAQERGLGAVFFYYESLWDYGTEPVAQRQAGFQALFPNPVVRDTSQVIARKPSFDTISVPLYSRGASGYFLEVAVANGQPRRVLMDTGSAGLRVPREFLGNAPINRTGQIVREVLSDGTILEGEIVYTNLRIGLVATEEPVPVQVVTSRQCTPQKPNCSAKSGTPFAGIIGVNYSERTLPYNPLRKLPGNLSNGFIVTGNRGSSNGSLILGLTAQNRVGFKIASLSQQPAINGIPGNRWDSRLNGVCLAIAASSMKNTCNARMVVDSGVNSSLIDFKSASLMGKLKPGRLRPQNTVKLSIPRVFDYSITPGNTNGVNVWNVNVSPQLDQPVVVNSGMRFFNRYDVLFDPVNGRQGFRDRTKA from the coding sequence ATGCCGAACCAATTCCAGCACAAAAATAGAAGTTTTTCCCCCTACTCCCTCTTTCCATTCCTTAAGCGTCTTCTCCCAGTTTTGTTTGCCATATCATTGGCTATAACCTTGCTACTGGGAAACTTTACTCCCGTAACTGCTCAATTACCACAGTCACCTCGTCAAGAAATCCGTGGGGTTTGGCTAACGAATAATGACTTTGACATCCTCAGAAATCGCGCTAAAGTACAGGATACATTTGCTCAGTTACGGCGATTGAACTTTAACACAGTTTATCCGGTGGTTTGGAATGATGGTTATGCAAAATATCCCAGCGCAGTAACGCAACGCATGGGTATTCCTTTTTTCTTCAAAGGGACAGAAGGCCAAGATGTAATTGCAGATATTGTTAGTCAAGCCCGCCGTCAAGGTTTATTAGCGATACCTTGGTTTGAGTTTGGCTTCATGACTCCCCTGAGTTCAGAACTCGCATCCCAGCATCCAGAGTGGTTGACGCAAAAGCAAGATGGAACTCAAACTTCTATTTCGGCTGCGGGTGAGGTAGCATGGCTGAATCCTTTCCGCCCAGAAGTACAACAGTTTATTACTGACCTTGTGGTAGAAATCATTAGTAAATATGACGCTGATGGTATTCAATTTGACGACCACATGAGTTTACCTGTTGATTTTGGGTACGACAAATACACAATTAACTTATACACTCAGGAAACTGGGAGTCCCCCGCCCCCTAATCCTCAAGCTCAAGCATGGATGAAATGGCGAGCAGATAAAATCACAGCCTTTATGGTGCAACTTAACCAAGCTGTGAAAGCCATAAAACCCAGTGCAATTTTCTCGGTTTCTCCCAATTACTATAACTTTGCCTACAAATTTCAACTCCAAGACTGGCTTAATTGGGTGCGGTTAGGTGTTGTCGATGAGTTACTAGTACAAGTTTATCGGGATAATCTGCCAAGTTTTGTCAGTACAATTATTACCCCAGAAATTATAGAGTCACAACAATTAATACCTACTGGTATAGGTATTATGACTGGGTTAAGAAATCGCCCAGTTTCCATACAACAAATACAGTCTCAAGTACGGGCGGCTCAAGAACGTGGTTTAGGTGCAGTCTTTTTCTATTATGAAAGCCTTTGGGACTATGGTACAGAACCAGTGGCGCAGCGTCAGGCTGGGTTTCAAGCACTGTTTCCTAATCCGGTGGTACGTGATACTTCCCAAGTCATAGCCCGTAAACCCAGTTTTGATACTATATCAGTTCCCTTATATTCCAGGGGTGCAAGCGGTTATTTCCTAGAGGTGGCAGTAGCTAACGGTCAGCCAAGACGTGTTCTTATGGATACAGGCTCGGCGGGGCTAAGAGTTCCTAGAGAGTTTTTAGGCAATGCCCCCATTAACAGAACGGGTCAAATCGTTAGGGAGGTATTAAGTGATGGTACTATCTTAGAAGGAGAGATAGTTTACACTAATTTACGCATTGGTTTGGTTGCCACAGAAGAACCTGTTCCTGTGCAAGTTGTTACTAGCCGCCAATGTACCCCACAAAAACCTAATTGTTCTGCCAAAAGTGGTACACCGTTTGCCGGTATTATCGGAGTCAATTATTCAGAACGCACACTTCCCTATAATCCCTTGAGAAAACTACCAGGAAATCTAAGTAACGGATTCATCGTGACGGGGAATCGTGGTAGTAGTAACGGTAGTCTTATTCTCGGTTTAACTGCACAGAATCGCGTAGGGTTTAAAATAGCTTCCCTGAGTCAACAACCTGCGATTAATGGTATTCCTGGCAACAGATGGGACTCTAGACTCAATGGAGTTTGTTTAGCGATCGCAGCCAGTTCTATGAAAAATACCTGCAATGCCAGAATGGTAGTTGATTCTGGAGTAAACAGCAGTTTAATTGATTTTAAATCTGCTTCCCTAATGGGTAAACTCAAACCCGGAAGATTACGCCCACAAAATACAGTGAAACTATCAATTCCTCGTGTGTTTGACTACAGCATTACCCCAGGAAACACCAACGGGGTGAATGTGTGGAATGTCAATGTTTCTCCACAGTTAGACCAGCCTGTGGTGGTGAATAGTGGGATGAGATTTTTCAACAGATATGATGTACTGTTTGATCCAGTAAATGGAAGACAAGGTTTTCGCGATCGCACTAAAGCCTAG
- a CDS encoding cobyrinate a,c-diamide synthase, producing the protein MALVIAGERSGVGKTTVTLTLLASLSRRGAVVQSFKVGPDYIDPMFHTYVTGLACRNLDPVLTSEAYVRQCFAHHQESEYALVEGVMGLFDGVKGTGDWGLGTGEENLLSTDFASTAHIARLLDLPVVLVLDCSRLSGSVAAIAHGYCSFDPRIKIAGLVLNRVGSDRHLSLLKNSLEPLHLPILGVLRRQDNITIPDRHLGLIPTAELPELDAVITRLADLGDTCFDWETLLPLLGTGDWGLGTGEKVEVLPHAPCPMPVKIAVARDRAFNFYYQDNLDILQHLGAELVFWSPLADELPQGVQGMYFGGGFPEVFAQQLAANTNARDSVKQAIVSGMPTIAECGGLMYLCEQIVDFEGESWPMVGTLPTSAMMDKKLTLGYRRAVALQDSLLVNAGTNIYGHEFHRSHVISNPDQPLFTTYRYDVEENLGCEGWGLPINIHASYIHLHWGESVDIPRQFISQCREIFHTELNA; encoded by the coding sequence ATGGCTTTAGTTATTGCTGGGGAACGTAGTGGAGTGGGTAAGACAACAGTCACTCTTACCCTTTTAGCATCTTTATCTCGGCGTGGTGCTGTGGTGCAATCTTTCAAGGTCGGGCCAGATTATATTGACCCGATGTTTCATACTTATGTCACAGGTCTTGCGTGTCGGAATTTAGACCCAGTTTTGACTTCAGAAGCTTACGTTCGGCAGTGTTTTGCTCATCATCAAGAGAGTGAATACGCTTTAGTTGAAGGGGTAATGGGGTTGTTTGATGGGGTGAAGGGGACTGGGGACTGGGGACTGGGGACTGGGGAAGAGAATTTACTCAGCACTGATTTTGCTAGTACGGCGCACATTGCGCGACTGTTGGATTTACCTGTGGTGTTGGTGCTTGATTGTAGTCGATTATCTGGTTCTGTGGCGGCGATCGCTCACGGTTATTGCTCCTTTGACCCTAGAATTAAAATAGCGGGTTTAGTGCTGAATCGTGTAGGTAGCGATCGCCATCTCTCTCTCCTCAAAAATTCCCTCGAACCCTTACATTTACCTATTCTTGGCGTTTTACGTCGTCAAGATAACATTACCATTCCCGATCGCCATTTAGGTTTAATCCCTACCGCCGAACTCCCCGAATTAGACGCTGTAATCACTCGTCTCGCTGATTTAGGTGATACTTGCTTTGACTGGGAAACTTTATTACCTTTGTTGGGGACTGGGGATTGGGGATTGGGGACTGGGGAAAAGGTAGAAGTTCTTCCCCATGCCCCATGTCCCATGCCTGTTAAAATTGCAGTTGCACGCGATCGCGCTTTTAATTTCTACTATCAAGATAATTTAGACATCCTGCAACATTTAGGTGCAGAATTGGTCTTTTGGAGTCCCTTAGCAGATGAATTACCCCAAGGTGTGCAGGGAATGTATTTTGGGGGTGGTTTTCCAGAGGTATTTGCTCAACAATTAGCAGCTAATACTAATGCCCGTGATAGTGTTAAACAAGCTATTGTGTCAGGAATGCCCACCATTGCAGAGTGTGGGGGGTTGATGTATTTATGTGAGCAAATAGTTGATTTTGAGGGTGAATCTTGGCCGATGGTGGGAACATTACCCACATCAGCGATGATGGATAAAAAGCTGACTTTGGGCTATCGTCGCGCTGTGGCTTTACAAGATAGTCTGCTAGTCAATGCAGGAACAAATATTTATGGACATGAATTCCATCGTTCTCATGTCATCTCAAATCCTGATCAGCCTTTGTTTACTACTTATCGCTACGATGTGGAAGAGAATCTGGGATGCGAGGGATGGGGTTTACCAATAAATATTCATGCTTCTTATATTCATCTGCACTGGGGGGAAAGTGTAGATATTCCCCGACAGTTTATTAGCCAATGTCGGGAAATATTTCATACTGAATTAAACGCCTAA
- a CDS encoding Rpn family recombination-promoting nuclease/putative transposase, which produces MRRDSIFYKLFQQSPALLFELLTNHPENADAYRFNSVAVKEPKFEIDGVFLPPENEGAGVVYFCEVQFQKDEQLYERVFAESSLYFYRNCNQFSDWQAVIIYPSRNIEQSKIYPHRSFLNGGQVHRVYLDEIGDIRQLPIWVALMVLTTVEEEQAPEEARYLLTRSSQEVSQPESRAIIEMITTIIVYRFEKLSRMEVESMLGITLKETKVYREIKEEGREEGREEGREEGREVMANAISRQLAKRFGQELPEEIRSSVFGLPLPVLEDLSEALLDFTGVVDLESWLEAR; this is translated from the coding sequence ATGCGACGAGACTCAATCTTTTACAAACTATTTCAACAATCTCCTGCATTATTATTTGAATTATTGACAAATCACCCAGAAAATGCAGATGCTTATCGTTTTAATTCAGTGGCTGTCAAAGAACCAAAATTTGAAATAGACGGGGTATTTTTACCCCCCGAAAACGAAGGTGCAGGGGTTGTATATTTCTGCGAGGTGCAGTTTCAGAAAGATGAACAGCTTTATGAAAGGGTATTTGCTGAATCATCTTTATATTTCTACCGCAACTGTAATCAATTTAGCGACTGGCAAGCGGTGATCATTTATCCGTCGCGTAATATTGAACAAAGTAAGATTTATCCTCACCGTTCATTTCTGAATGGTGGACAAGTACATCGGGTATATTTAGACGAAATAGGAGATATTCGTCAATTACCTATATGGGTAGCATTGATGGTATTGACTACAGTAGAGGAAGAACAAGCTCCAGAAGAAGCAAGGTATTTATTAACTAGAAGTAGTCAAGAAGTATCTCAACCAGAGAGTCGCGCCATAATAGAGATGATAACAACGATTATAGTGTACAGGTTTGAAAAATTAAGCCGAATGGAGGTAGAGTCCATGCTAGGAATAACGCTCAAGGAAACAAAAGTTTACCGAGAAATTAAAGAGGAAGGGCGAGAGGAAGGACGAGAAGAAGGACGAGAGGAAGGACGAGAAGTGATGGCTAATGCTATTTCTCGACAGTTGGCTAAACGATTTGGGCAAGAACTTCCCGAAGAAATACGCTCTTCAGTTTTTGGGTTGCCTTTGCCTGTTCTGGAAGATTTGAGCGAGGCACTGTTAGATTTTACTGGTGTGGTTGATTTAGAGTCATGGCTAGAAGCACGATGA
- a CDS encoding phycobiliprotein lyase → MNIEEFLELSAGKWFSHRTSHNLAFKKSEEGKSEVIIETLTADHPEVIQLCQQYEISPSAACFGTKVTWSGIMGLNDKKHTSSTVLVTVPDDDNPNEGRLLRAMSDAEKTLVAGRYKMGSDEALTLITESETMSSEERLWFASPNLRMRVSVLKHFDGSSLASFTSEIRMGVPAPAKKASEAANSAS, encoded by the coding sequence ATGAATATTGAAGAATTTTTGGAATTGAGTGCAGGTAAATGGTTTTCCCATCGTACTAGTCACAATTTAGCTTTTAAGAAATCGGAAGAAGGCAAATCAGAGGTGATTATTGAGACACTGACAGCAGATCACCCAGAAGTTATCCAACTGTGTCAACAATATGAAATTTCTCCGAGTGCTGCCTGTTTTGGCACAAAAGTTACCTGGAGCGGCATAATGGGATTGAACGACAAAAAACACACTAGCTCTACTGTATTAGTGACTGTCCCGGATGACGATAACCCCAATGAAGGCAGACTACTGCGAGCAATGAGTGATGCAGAGAAAACACTTGTAGCCGGTCGGTATAAAATGGGCAGTGATGAAGCATTGACCCTAATTACAGAGTCTGAAACGATGTCTTCTGAAGAACGCCTGTGGTTTGCCAGCCCCAATTTGCGGATGCGGGTAAGTGTATTGAAGCATTTTGATGGTTCGAGTCTAGCTTCCTTTACTTCTGAGATTCGCATGGGTGTTCCTGCGCCTGCAAAGAAAGCTTCTGAAGCTGCTAATTCAGCAAGTTAA
- a CDS encoding YciE/YciF ferroxidase family protein translates to MVQLSERPVAKITNLQEKFIYEVGAMYDAEQRFWEAQQLMLQCCQNSQLKSLIETHIRETEQQIQNLEQVFNTLGQQPKRITCDAAAGLVSDGQKFMLLAAESQKVLSLGLAGCQAKVEQLEIACYRGLIQVAEQMGQQQVVQLLQQNLQQEEQTAKKIEQQIPQLLKECRS, encoded by the coding sequence ATGGTTCAACTAAGTGAACGCCCCGTTGCCAAAATCACCAACTTACAAGAAAAATTTATCTACGAAGTTGGTGCTATGTACGATGCGGAACAACGCTTTTGGGAAGCACAACAATTGATGTTGCAGTGTTGTCAAAATAGCCAGTTGAAGTCTTTGATTGAGACTCATATTCGGGAAACAGAGCAACAGATTCAAAATTTAGAACAGGTGTTCAACACTTTGGGACAACAACCCAAGCGGATCACTTGTGATGCTGCGGCTGGTCTGGTCAGTGATGGTCAAAAATTTATGCTACTAGCTGCGGAAAGTCAGAAAGTTCTCTCGTTGGGACTGGCTGGATGTCAAGCTAAGGTCGAACAATTAGAAATTGCTTGCTACCGTGGTTTAATTCAAGTTGCGGAACAGATGGGACAACAACAAGTTGTACAACTGCTACAACAAAACTTGCAGCAGGAAGAACAGACAGCTAAAAAAATAGAGCAGCAGATACCGCAATTACTTAAGGAGTGTAGGTCATAG
- a CDS encoding site-2 protease family protein gives MTFWFLLLLGLATYLMVQRSVANITRTPIWLLWLVLMTPALLLSGWTLAYGVKQPPPPSLIIWPAIICLLLYWLLFQWGRQPPRDTQTQAQTPESQSAIHPTAEQVPVRPIEPTEETQLRNCFPWSIYYIQNIEYRPQAIICRGQLRTTPIQAYQQIRANIESRFGDRFLIIFQEGFNNKPFFVLVPNAQAVKEGIVKKPEKLTRPGLALLLVLATLVTTSLVGVKMAGIDPKILSSNPAILLQGLPYALGLMTILGIHELGHYLTARFYKIRSTLPYFIPIPFFLGTFGAFIQMRSPIPNRKALFDVSIAGPIAGFIATLPLIMWGLVHSEIVPLNEKTGLLNPDALNPKYSILLAILSKIALGSELTSKSAIDLHPLAVAGFLGLIVTALNLMPVGQLDGGHIVHAMFGQRTAMLIGQISRLLLLMLSLIQPEFLVWAIILLFIPLIDEPALNDVTELDNRRDILGLMAIALLVIIILPMPQAIANLLQI, from the coding sequence ATGACATTTTGGTTTCTCCTCCTATTGGGATTGGCTACTTATCTAATGGTGCAGCGCAGTGTTGCTAACATCACCCGCACACCAATTTGGTTGTTGTGGTTGGTATTAATGACACCAGCATTGTTATTGAGTGGTTGGACTTTGGCGTATGGAGTAAAACAACCTCCACCGCCATCACTGATTATCTGGCCTGCAATCATCTGCCTTTTGTTATACTGGCTGTTGTTTCAGTGGGGACGGCAACCGCCGAGGGATACCCAAACCCAAGCCCAAACCCCAGAATCACAATCGGCTATCCATCCTACCGCAGAACAAGTACCTGTGCGCCCCATTGAACCGACGGAAGAAACCCAATTGCGAAATTGTTTTCCCTGGTCTATTTACTACATCCAAAACATTGAGTATAGACCCCAGGCAATTATTTGTCGCGGTCAGTTGAGAACAACACCTATTCAAGCCTATCAGCAGATTAGAGCAAATATTGAATCACGATTTGGCGATCGCTTTTTGATCATTTTTCAAGAGGGTTTTAATAATAAACCCTTCTTTGTGCTAGTTCCGAACGCACAAGCCGTCAAAGAAGGAATTGTCAAGAAACCAGAAAAATTAACCCGCCCTGGACTAGCATTATTACTAGTGTTAGCCACTTTAGTCACTACTTCCTTGGTGGGGGTAAAAATGGCTGGTATCGATCCCAAAATCCTATCATCCAACCCAGCGATACTTTTGCAAGGTTTACCCTATGCTTTAGGTCTGATGACTATCTTGGGCATCCACGAACTTGGACACTATTTAACCGCTAGGTTTTACAAAATTCGCTCCACTCTGCCGTATTTTATCCCCATACCATTTTTCTTGGGAACTTTTGGGGCATTCATCCAAATGCGGAGTCCCATTCCCAACCGTAAGGCTTTATTTGATGTGAGTATCGCCGGGCCGATAGCTGGATTTATCGCCACATTACCGTTAATTATGTGGGGGTTGGTTCACTCAGAGATAGTTCCCTTGAATGAAAAAACAGGACTATTAAATCCTGATGCCCTCAATCCTAAATATTCCATTCTTTTAGCGATACTATCCAAAATAGCTTTAGGCAGCGAATTAACCTCAAAATCAGCAATTGATTTACATCCTTTGGCTGTAGCTGGGTTTTTAGGACTAATTGTGACAGCTTTGAATCTCATGCCTGTAGGACAGCTAGATGGTGGTCATATTGTCCATGCCATGTTCGGACAACGTACTGCTATGCTGATTGGGCAAATTTCCCGTCTGTTGCTGCTAATGTTGTCTTTAATCCAGCCAGAATTCCTTGTGTGGGCAATTATTTTACTGTTCATCCCCTTGATTGATGAACCCGCCTTAAATGATGTCACTGAACTAGATAACAGACGCGACATCTTAGGCTTAATGGCAATTGCTTTGTTGGTGATTATTATATTGCCAATGCCACAGGCGATCGCTAATTTATTGCAAATTTAG
- a CDS encoding HEAT repeat domain-containing protein, whose protein sequence is MTVPHLQEISSQLESPNLRDRMVALANLRHIPAEDAVPLIKKVLDDESLQLRSMAIFALGIKPTTECYPILAKILENDPDYGMRADAAGALGYLGDTRAFEVLARAFYEDTDWLVRFSAAVSLGNLKDPRASKILIQALDSPEVVLQQAAISALGEIQDIDSVDNLLRFAQSDDWLVRQRLAESLGNLPTDKSVSALKYLAKDSHPHVAEAAKISLTRLEQRDNQV, encoded by the coding sequence ATGACTGTTCCACACTTGCAGGAAATTTCCTCTCAGTTAGAAAGTCCGAATTTGCGCGATCGCATGGTAGCCTTGGCCAATTTGCGGCATATACCAGCTGAAGATGCTGTACCTCTAATCAAAAAGGTCTTGGATGATGAATCTTTGCAGCTGCGATCGATGGCAATATTTGCCCTAGGCATCAAGCCAACAACAGAATGTTATCCAATTTTGGCTAAAATTCTCGAAAATGACCCAGATTATGGTATGCGTGCAGATGCGGCCGGTGCTTTAGGCTATTTGGGTGACACTAGAGCCTTTGAGGTGCTAGCACGAGCATTTTATGAAGATACTGATTGGTTAGTACGCTTTAGCGCGGCTGTTTCCTTGGGTAATCTTAAAGATCCACGGGCGAGTAAAATCTTAATTCAAGCTTTAGATAGCCCAGAAGTTGTCTTACAACAAGCCGCAATCTCAGCTCTCGGAGAAATTCAAGATATCGATTCGGTAGATAATCTGCTACGCTTTGCTCAATCAGATGATTGGTTGGTCAGACAAAGACTGGCGGAATCCTTGGGTAATCTGCCTACAGATAAGAGTGTATCAGCTCTCAAGTATTTAGCAAAAGATAGTCATCCCCACGTTGCAGAAGCAGCTAAGATTTCACTCACACGACTTGAGCAAAGAGATAATCAAGTCTAG